A DNA window from Melanotaenia boesemani isolate fMelBoe1 chromosome 6, fMelBoe1.pri, whole genome shotgun sequence contains the following coding sequences:
- the si:ch211-254p10.2 gene encoding solute carrier family 40 member 1, whose product MSRRADASQCGGVVVEFESENMRDSRAKERRSVPGSALIYLKGPKFLIYVSGALSMWGDRMWHFAISVFLIELYGHNLLLTAVFGLVVAGSVLLLGALIGDWVDRNPRIKVAHASLFIQNTSVTVCSIVLMLVFSYKQRIEQIWDGWLTVVCYTVVIVLADVANLASTALTIAIQRDWIVVITGYNRGHLAGMNATMRRIDQVTNILAPLAVGQVMTLASNVVGCGFILGWNLVSLIVEFFFLSRVYRIVPALSVKPPTVEDDQAYLQSAERREPQGNVAQPQPLTEDNCNSSMHLNKITNLPQCFRRFRWLVSTCKDGWRAYYRQPVFLAGMGLAFLYTTVLGFDCITTGYAYTQGISGSLLSLLMGVSAITGLMGTVMFTRLRKTYGLVNTGIISSCLHLGCLLLCVCSVFAPGSPMDLNLLMPYFTANSSSEPGGMASQRQKHTYPLSGGNNQPLLPDRSSIHWTNNTVLFDNVPSGTAPESYISIILLFLGVITARIGLWSFDLTVTQLLQETICESERGIVNGVQSSMNYLMDLLHFIMVISAPQPEHFGILVIISVLFITTGHIMYFFYAHKAKRKHRLNT is encoded by the exons ATGTCCCGGCGAGCAGATGCTTCCCAGTGTGGTGGAGTTGTGGTTGAATTTGAGTCCGAAAACATGAGGGATTCAAGAGCTAAAGAAAGAAGGAGCGTACCGG GTTCAGCTCTTATCTACCTCAAGGGTCCAAAGTTTCTCATCTATGTCAGTGGAGCATTGTCAATGTGG GGTGACCGCATGTGGCACTTTGCAATTTCTGTattcctgattgagctgtatgGCCATAACCTGCTGCTGACTGCAGTGTTCGGATTGGTAGTGGCGGGGTCAGTGCTGCTACTTGGAGCTTTGATTGGAGACTGGGTTGATCGCAACCCCAGGATTAAAG TTGCACATGCATCTCTTTTCATTCAGAACACCTCAGTGACCGTATGTAGCATTGTGCTCATGTTGGTGTTCTCATATAAGCAAAGGATTGAACAGATCTGGGATGGATGGCTTACT GTGGTTTGTTATACGGTGGTGATCGTCCTGGCAGATGTGGCAAACCTTGCAAGCACAGCGCTGACCATTGCCATTCAGAGGGATTGGATTGTGGTCATCACGGGCTACAACCGAGGTCACCTCGCTG GAATGAATGCAACCATGAGGCGGATAGATCAGGTGACTAACATCCTGGCCCCACTAGCAGTAGGACAGGTCATGACCCTGGCCTCCAATGTGGTTGGCTGTGGCTTCATCCTTGGTTGGAATCTGGTGTCTCTCATTGTTGAGTTCTTCTTCTTGTCGCGGGTGTATCGCATCGTCCCTGCTCTTTCAGTCAAACCACCAACAGTCGAGGATGACCAAGCATACCTGCAGAGTGCAGAGAGGAGAGAGCCTCAAG GCAATGTTGCACAACCTCAACCTCTGACAGAAGATAACTGCAATTCAAGCATGCATCTAAACAAAATCACTAACTTGCCACAGTGTTTCCGGAGGTTTCGCTGGTTGGTGAGCACTTGTAAAGATGGCTGGAGGGCCTACTATCGCCAGCCTGTCTTCCTGGCAGGAATGGGTCTGGCTTTCCTCTATACTACAGTCCTGGGGTTTGATTGCATCACCACCGGCTATGCCTATACACAGGGCATTAGTGGATCTCTTCTTAGTTTGCTGATGGGTGTGTCAGCAATCACAGGGTTGATGGGCACTGTGATGTTCACTAGACTCAGGAAGACCTATGGCTTAGTCAACACAGGCATCATCTCAAGCTGCCTCCACCTGGGCTGCTTGTTGCTAtgtgtttgctctgtttttgcTCCTGGAAGCCCGATGGATCTTAACTTGCTGATGCCCTACTTTACTGCAAATTCCTCTTCTGAGCCTGGAGGGATGGCAAGCCAAAGGCAAAAACACACCTATCCTCTGTCTGGAGGTAACAATCAGCCACTGCTTCCTGATCGCTCCTCCATTCATTGGACCAATAACACTGTGCTTTTTGACAACGTGCCATCTGGAACAGCTCCAGAATCTTACATCTCCATTATTCTGCTGTTCTTGGGTGTCATCACAGCACGCATTG GTCTGTGGTCCTTCGACCTGACTGTGACCCAGCTTCTGCAAGAAACCATCTGTGAGTCTGAGAGAGGAATTGTTAATGGGGTGCAAAGCTCTATGAATTACCTTATGGACCTGCTTCACTTCATCATGGTGATCTCCGCTCCACAACCAGAACACTTTGGGATCTTAGTCATCATCTCTGTTTTATTCATCACCACTGGGCACATCATGTACTTCTTCTATGCACATAAAGCCAAGAGAAAACACAGACTCAACACATAA